One Nicotiana tomentosiformis chromosome 4, ASM39032v3, whole genome shotgun sequence genomic window carries:
- the LOC104090414 gene encoding protein SHORT HYPOCOTYL IN WHITE LIGHT 1, translating into MAGAAVFPISPPFPVNLSLSSTCFLSPTCHSLPLRLLLHRNPKLIICHAKFDGSFGEAAERMYGMNFEGDELVEEEDEEDSDEEEETESSLDLLMRLVGSMFRKVSKRARKATRSILPDVIPPQLVSFAVDGVLILASLSILKAFLEVICTLGGAVFVAILLLRVLWSAVSYFQSTSSGFNNGGSSYGRTQPAA; encoded by the exons ATGGCGGGAGCTGCCGTATTCCCAATATCACCACCATTTCCCGTCAACTTATCCTTGTCATCAACTTGTTTTCTTTCTCCAACTTGTCACTCATTACCTCTCCGTTTGCTTCTTCacagaaaccccaaattgatcaTTTGCCATGCCAAG TTTGATGGGTCTTTTGGAGAAGCAGCAGAGAGGATGTACGGAATGAACTTTGAAGGAGATGAATTGGTGGAGGAAGAGGATGAAGAAGATAGCGACGAGGAAGAGGAGACAGAGAGCAGCTTGGATTTGCTAATGAGATTAGTGGGGAGCATGTTCAGGAAGGTTTCAAAGCGTGCTAGGAAAGCTACTCGTTCTATACTGCCGGACGTCATTCCTCCACAGCTT GTTTCTTTTGCAGTTGATGGAGTTCTAATTTTGGCTTCACTCTCCATCTTgaaggcatttcttgag GTGATCTGCACACTTGGTGGTGCTGTCTTTGTAGCAATTTTGTTGTTACGTGTGCTCTGGTCGGCTGTTTCCTACTTTCAGTCTACTAGCTCAGGTTTTAACAATGGTGGAAGTTCATATGGCAGAACACAACCCGCTGCATGA
- the LOC104090415 gene encoding transcription factor BHLH094 isoform X3 — MDPMMNEARAFQAAAANPPFNLAEIWPFPINAYANGDHHIPMNDLDHRTNHRTGSATKRRDDDESAKGVSTSGNGLATGSNENHESGGDGEGNSGKSADQPAKSAEPPKDYIHVRARRGQATDSHSLAERARREKISERMKILQDLVPGCNKVIGKALVLDEIINYVQSLQRQVEFLSMKLEAVNTRVPPHIEGFPTKDLGQQAFEANAMAFGSQGTREYAGGTSPDWLHMQIGGGFERR, encoded by the exons ATGGATCCAATGATGAATGAAGCAAGAGCATTTCAAGCTGCCGCCGCTAATCCGCCCTTTAATTTGGCGGAGATCTGGCCCTTTCCGATCAATGCGTATGCTAATGGAGATCACCATATTCCCATGAATGATCTCGACCACAGAACAAATCATCGAACCGGTTCAGCTACGAAACGACGCGACGATGACGAATCTGCCAAAGGAGTTTCAACTAGTGGCAATGGCTTG GCCACGGGATCAAATGAGAACCATGAATCCGGGGGTGATGGGGAAGGGAATTCAGGAAAATCTGCAGACCAACCTGCAAAGTCAGCTGAACCACCTAAAGATTACATTCATGTGCGAGCAAGGAGAGGTCAAGCTACCGATAGTCACAGCCTAGCAGAAAGA GCCAGGAGAGAAAAGATCAGTGAGAGGATGAAAATCCTACAAGACTTGGTCCCTGGTTGTAACAAG GTTATTGGAAAAGCTCTCGTCCTTGATGAGATAATCAATTATGTCCAATCATTACAACGCCAGGTTGAG TTCCTATCGATGAAGCTTGAAGCAGTTAATACAAGAGTACCCCCACACATCGAAGGATTTCCTACTAAAGAT CTCGGGCAGCAAGCATTCGAGGCAAACGCTATGGCATTTGGTTCACAAGGTACAAGGGAATATGCTGGGGGAACATCACCAGATTGGTTGCATATGCAGATTGGTGGTGGATTTGAAAGAAGATAA
- the LOC104090415 gene encoding transcription factor BHLH094 isoform X1 → MDPMMNEARAFQAAAANPPFNLAEIWPFPINAYANGDHHIPMNDLDHRTNHRTGSATKRRDDDESAKGVSTSGNGLQSESDSKRLKATGSNENHESGGDGEGNSGKSADQPAKSAEPPKDYIHVRARRGQATDSHSLAERARREKISERMKILQDLVPGCNKVIGKALVLDEIINYVQSLQRQVEFLSMKLEAVNTRVPPHIEGFPTKDLGQQAFEANAMAFGSQGTREYAGGTSPDWLHMQIGGGFERR, encoded by the exons ATGGATCCAATGATGAATGAAGCAAGAGCATTTCAAGCTGCCGCCGCTAATCCGCCCTTTAATTTGGCGGAGATCTGGCCCTTTCCGATCAATGCGTATGCTAATGGAGATCACCATATTCCCATGAATGATCTCGACCACAGAACAAATCATCGAACCGGTTCAGCTACGAAACGACGCGACGATGACGAATCTGCCAAAGGAGTTTCAACTAGTGGCAATGGCTTG CAGAGTGAATCTGATAGTAAACGATTGAAGGCCACGGGATCAAATGAGAACCATGAATCCGGGGGTGATGGGGAAGGGAATTCAGGAAAATCTGCAGACCAACCTGCAAAGTCAGCTGAACCACCTAAAGATTACATTCATGTGCGAGCAAGGAGAGGTCAAGCTACCGATAGTCACAGCCTAGCAGAAAGA GCCAGGAGAGAAAAGATCAGTGAGAGGATGAAAATCCTACAAGACTTGGTCCCTGGTTGTAACAAG GTTATTGGAAAAGCTCTCGTCCTTGATGAGATAATCAATTATGTCCAATCATTACAACGCCAGGTTGAG TTCCTATCGATGAAGCTTGAAGCAGTTAATACAAGAGTACCCCCACACATCGAAGGATTTCCTACTAAAGAT CTCGGGCAGCAAGCATTCGAGGCAAACGCTATGGCATTTGGTTCACAAGGTACAAGGGAATATGCTGGGGGAACATCACCAGATTGGTTGCATATGCAGATTGGTGGTGGATTTGAAAGAAGATAA
- the LOC104090415 gene encoding transcription factor BHLH094 isoform X2 gives MDPMMNEARAFQAAAANPPFNLAEIWPFPINAYANGDHHIPMNDLDHRTNHRTGSATKRRDDDESAKGVSTSGNGLSESDSKRLKATGSNENHESGGDGEGNSGKSADQPAKSAEPPKDYIHVRARRGQATDSHSLAERARREKISERMKILQDLVPGCNKVIGKALVLDEIINYVQSLQRQVEFLSMKLEAVNTRVPPHIEGFPTKDLGQQAFEANAMAFGSQGTREYAGGTSPDWLHMQIGGGFERR, from the exons ATGGATCCAATGATGAATGAAGCAAGAGCATTTCAAGCTGCCGCCGCTAATCCGCCCTTTAATTTGGCGGAGATCTGGCCCTTTCCGATCAATGCGTATGCTAATGGAGATCACCATATTCCCATGAATGATCTCGACCACAGAACAAATCATCGAACCGGTTCAGCTACGAAACGACGCGACGATGACGAATCTGCCAAAGGAGTTTCAACTAGTGGCAATGGCTTG AGTGAATCTGATAGTAAACGATTGAAGGCCACGGGATCAAATGAGAACCATGAATCCGGGGGTGATGGGGAAGGGAATTCAGGAAAATCTGCAGACCAACCTGCAAAGTCAGCTGAACCACCTAAAGATTACATTCATGTGCGAGCAAGGAGAGGTCAAGCTACCGATAGTCACAGCCTAGCAGAAAGA GCCAGGAGAGAAAAGATCAGTGAGAGGATGAAAATCCTACAAGACTTGGTCCCTGGTTGTAACAAG GTTATTGGAAAAGCTCTCGTCCTTGATGAGATAATCAATTATGTCCAATCATTACAACGCCAGGTTGAG TTCCTATCGATGAAGCTTGAAGCAGTTAATACAAGAGTACCCCCACACATCGAAGGATTTCCTACTAAAGAT CTCGGGCAGCAAGCATTCGAGGCAAACGCTATGGCATTTGGTTCACAAGGTACAAGGGAATATGCTGGGGGAACATCACCAGATTGGTTGCATATGCAGATTGGTGGTGGATTTGAAAGAAGATAA